Within Rhododendron vialii isolate Sample 1 chromosome 12a, ASM3025357v1, the genomic segment CCTCTTACTACTTTTCTTAATAAAAATGAGAATGAGAGCAATTTTGCGATTAAAAATGAGAGAGTGAATCAAGATATGCAGATATGCATTTTactaagaaattaaaaagaaccAATGGTGCcctttgctgatcaaaaaaaccttttttctttctcattttggaAGTTTCTCACTCTCTTTCCTCTTACTACTTTTCTTAACCAAAAATTTTTGCGATTAagattttcttaataaaaatcttttttggtaatgatttcTGAAATTGCCGTTGATTGGGTGAACGAATTGGTAATGATTTATTTGCCGTGGAAAGAGTATTACAATTGGGTGGACTATagaatttttggtaatgaacAAATTTTTGGTCAAGCCAAATTTTGGGTGAacgaatttctctctctctctctctctctctctctctctaatcattttCTTTCCAGTTCTCTTTCTTGTCTCCTTGACTCTTGCCTTCTCTCCAGTTCTCTCTTAACAGGTATGgctttttgttctctttcttttttttttaaatggttgTGACGGCTGtaaatcaaaaaattagttGTTTCTCtatccagtttttttttcttggaataTCGAAGCTTCTTACTTTAATTTAAAGCATGGTAGGTGTCCATGTTCTCATTTTGAAGAAAACAGATAGGTTGATGTGtgctctttttcctttctttggacATATACTCCAAAGCAGAATTTTCCTCCATTCAATTGGTGTGAAAGCATTTTACCAAGATAAGAAGTACCGGAACTAGGTACATATGGCTTAACCATGGTGTATAAATGAGAGAGTGAATGCAGATATGAAGCcctttgccgattaaaaaatcCATGATGCcctttgccgattaaaaaaactttttctctctctcatttcggAAGTTTCTCACTCTCTTTCCTCCTGCTACTGACATGGTGTATAGATTATTGCGTATGCTATTTAGATTTCAATGTGTTTCTTAGCATGCATGTCTCCCCTAAACAATGGCAAAAAGGTAGTTGATTTGATCTAATTAGCTATAATggttcttcattttttattggattCAACAGGGAAAAAAATAGTTAGTTTTTATTCGTCAAGTTTGTAATATCCCAAAATttgtaataaataaaattttgtgatattatttcaaaaatcatttacTTTGTTAATAATCTGATTTAttatattaaattaattaattagttgattGATTAGTTAATAAGTTAATTAGTCTGATTAAATTCGAATCGGGTGTATTAATATTTGCatacaaattaatttttgaccaACGAGATTTTTTCTTCCGTAAATCGAGACCGCAGTTagtctcaaaatattttgtttggtttacggcaatattttcaaaattttccaaaattgaaATTCAGACTTCCGATAACCGCGGGGTACATTTTCGTGTCTGCGGATATACTTCCTTCACTATttcggcccgtttggatggaggatatgattttgggtggatataAAAAGAGGGTGGATATGTAAGGAGGGTGGACCCACCTCCTAAGAAGAGTGGATTTGTAATCCAGTGTTTGGATGGTTATTTTAGAAGAGGGATTTGGAGGGTGGATATGATGGGATAAGATGTGAAATGACTTTATTCCCCCCAGTTTATTAATTTAATGGGTAATATAGgttaatttaattataattaaaataaatacatatttatcaaaaaaatttgataaaattacatcaatttatctttaaaatgtttaaaccttaatttttattttgatttaaaaaaaaaatcggattATACGatataatatttgtaaaataattcAATCATTATGAAAATgatttgaaaaaacaaattacattttttgtttataaaaaaaatcttcataGTTGAATGGGGGGTAGTTGGTTGTTGGATCATGTGAGTGGTAGTTTAACCACGTGGGTAATAGGTTCAACAAACCAACatatacaaaaaatttctaTAAATAGGTTTCATTTTAATTGATGGAGCCATTGCTTTGTACATTTCAAAGGTTGAAGTTGGATGCTTGAAGAAGATCGTAATTGTTTGaataaatgtttgaaaaataaatttgtgtaTATAATCAACAAGCTTTATTACAATGCAAAATTGCATGACAGTGTACATAATCAACAAGTTATAGCTGATACGATTACATTCAATTATACAAGACTTAAACTTTTCCAGTTTTCCTCATCCACTATGAATCCTGAAATTAGCAAGCCCAGCAATTGATTTGAACTACAATTGAAATCAGCAAGCCCATGAATTGATTCTAAGGTCTTCATTTTCATGAAATTGAAACCTCTCCATGGCATCAATGCTTGATTTCTTTGGCTTAGATATTTGCTTAAGCGACACATTGGACACTCATTTGGGTACAATTTATGTTGCCGAATGGTGATGAACCATTGGCCCTCATAAGTTGTCCCGTCAAGATGAGTGTTTCGCCTTCGAATTTGtaatatcatcatagccattcACCAAAACCAGAAATAAAACCAACCAAAACCCAGCAGCAAAACTTCCAACAAAACCAGCTAGAAACCTGCAAAAAACCAAGTAGAAACCAGCAAAAAAATCACCCTGCAAAAAACTATCCACAAACCTGCAAAAAACTATCCAAAACCTCCACCAAAACGGCCACACAAAAAACCAGCCAGAACCCAGCCAAAAAACCAAGtataaaccaacaaaaaaaccaTCCAAAAACCTGCAAAAAACCGATGAACCAGAAAAAACCCATCCACAAACCAGTGAAAAAACTATCCAAAACCTCCACCAaaactgtaccaaaccaaaaatgaaaCCAACCACAACCCACCAGCAAAACTCCCAACAAACCAGCCAAGAAATGggactacacacacacacacacacagagtcaaGCTTATAGTAAACCTATCAACCATTTGCATATCAAGCTTCATTAGCTCTTCAAACACCCTTTCTCTTTTGGAAGAGAATTGCTTCTCATGGCCCACAACATCCATAACCTaacttttacaaacaaaatagCAACATTTCATCCCAAAAAAATAGCAGCATTCCACCCCAAAAAATAGCATGATAACTCCGCCTGGTATGtgcttagagccttatctttatTCCCCAGCCGGTCCCAAGCCCAgataaaggaggagggttgtgcGCTAGGTAGCTAACAGCCAGCAtgtaaaaaaaacccttcaGATCTCTATGACATTACAAATGGCTCTTGacaaagctcaatggaggaaaaggattcatatagccgaccacaagtgattgggacttaaggctcggtttggtttggtaacaaAAAATAGCAccatttgatataaaaaaataggataTAAAATGACCACAAAATAGCATGTCAAGTGCCTAGAAAACTGCCCACATGAAAACATCAACCAAAACATGTCATAACAAGTCCACTAATCTACAACAACTAGGCCAAAATCGGAAATCTTATAGCTAACTCAAAAATTAGGCCACAACTGAATTAGGGCACTAATATGAAATTAGGGCAAATTTGAATTTAGGGCACAACTCAGAAATTAGGGCAAATTTGAAATTAGGGCACAACTCATAAATTgggaaaattctgaaattttggcACAAATTAGGACACAAACCAACTCATGATTTAggtttaaaatttaaaattttagggCACAAATCTGAAGCTAAATCGAAAACCaaattgcaaaacaaaaatgagttCAGATCGAGAAACCACCACCAGTTCAAACCCTACAACAATGGAGCTTAACAATACCTaaggaaaaaagaggaagaCGAGGTAGAGAGCTGGAACCGTCGATGTACGGCGGGGGAGTCACTAGAGTAATAATCGGCgacctcctcctctcttctctctcttcttttcgaTTTGGTTTGTGGGACGAAGAAAAGTGAGCAAAAGGCGCGAGGAATAGGAAACGAAAGGGCAACCTGGTCTTTCAACAATGCCACATAACCAATGATGGGGGGTACCCCTGTCATTAGTAATCCGCCCGCATCCACCCCGCAGGTGGATATGTAATCCAGAGTCGCCTCTAATCCGGCTTCCCTGTTTGCCAGCCAAAGACCGGAGAAGAGGAAGGAAGGATTTGTAATCCGGCCGCGTGCTATATTCGAGGGCTAATCCCCCATCCAAACAACCCGTTTCTTTCTACGCCAGCCCATCCCTCTACCCCCCTTTATTTCTCCTACCCCTCCTTCCCTCAACATTTCCTGTCACCACCATCACCCATAGTCCCATACCACCTCACTCCTCCCCCACCTCATTAATACACcattattctctctcatttccCTCCTACATACATACATTTATACACCTCCTCCACCCACGAAATTTTTACACCACTCACCCTCTATTCTTCTACATTATCTCAGTAGAGTGAGTGAGAGACAATCCCTTCTCCCATCGCCATCTTCTTCCTCAAGCTCCATTTCACTCTATTTTTGTCGTCTATCTCATTTTTCACCCTAAAGTTCGTAAAAATGTTGATTGTGAAGGTAGTAGTTTTCTAAGGAATTTGATGTTGTTGTGACTTTGACGAATTTTCGCACATAGTTTCTAAACTTGCAATTTTATGGGATTTTAACTGAGAATACCTGTATATGTCTTAGAACTTGTGTTAAAATCTCAGAATTTTATTCGAACCATAGAAATTACTGTGTGGCCCGTTGATCCTTGATCTGAGTTCTTCTTTGATTGGTTCGAGTGTTTCCTAGCTGTCTTGCCCTAACCTGCAtagtgaacgcacgactaagacctggccagGGTTGCCTGACAAGGCTCTCCGGCGAGATGATGATCTGCAGAGAGCAAagcaagagactagggttttagggATTGAGTAGCATCTACCTCTCTAGGGTTGCTTCGTTTGATATTTATAGAGTCTgcttgacttgctctccaagtacaggcatgtgccttgcatGTAAAAGCAACCGCCAGAGTTAAACCCCAATGGGCAAGCGCCAGGTGTCATCTCTTGCATGGGTACAGTAGATGAAGGGACGTTTGGCGTGCATTGAGGTTCTGCACGATCGTCCTATCGGTTCGGCGGCGTTATAATGGGCGGGAAATTTGAAACCCAAACCCTTCTCTTATATAAAGGACGAcgataagagagagaaaggttacaacctctctctctttttagaTTTTGAACTTCTAGAGCTTCTCAGCCTTTCAAACTTCAGATTCAATGTCAAATCCTACTTTCACGGTTGAATCCACTCGAAATCATCAGGTATGCCTTCGATTCATGCTTATTTCCTCTTTTCTACAATTTTTGGTTCCGTCTTGCATCGTTTCATGCATTTTTTGCAGACTTTTGTTCTGTGTGAACAATGCAAAGATGGAGATGAATAGTGATGTTCATCTCTATCTTCAATCTGTTCTTTCGAGCCCCAGCTTTGGTGCTGGTTGGCTTTGACCGACACTGGATGATGCCGAAcccaaaaaatctaaaatttgggGGATTCCCGAGCTCGTGTTCGTAGAGTGAAATAAAGGTGAGCCAGTAAGGTAGCCGAGCTTAAAGAGATACTTGTCTCTTTGTCGACGATGAGGTTCCTCATTTGATTTCTCTCTGCTTTGTTAGGTTTGGCTCACCTGGTGATAGTCATctcttccgactctgaaagctcgGGAGACAATTCTGGCAACTCGCTGATCCGAGAGTGGTTGGATAGGAGTAGGAGCCAACACCAAAATTCTTCCATTGCCTCTAACATGTCAGTTGATTCAGGGGATTCAAACGCCGAGCGTGATTATAACTATGGTGGGGACGAATTCCTTATCGACCCCGAGATCTCATTCACGTAGTTAACCCATCCCGAGGCCGAGCCCCAAAGGGGACCTGAGGCTGACTCGAGGTTCAATTCTG encodes:
- the LOC131311338 gene encoding uncharacterized protein LOC131311338 yields the protein MTGVPPIIGYVALLKDQVALSFPIPRAFCSLFFVPQTKSKRRERREEEVADYYSSDSPAVHRRFQLSTSSSSFFLRFLAGFVGSFAAGFWLVLFLVLVNGYDDITNSKAKHSS